A stretch of DNA from Gemmatimonadota bacterium:
CCGCGGGCAAGACGACTTTTACGGATATACTATCTGATAGGCTCACTGATTTTGGCCCTGTCGTGCTCAATCAGGATAGCTATTTTCGCGACTGGTCAGCGCTGCCAGAAGACGAGCGCGAGATTCAGCGGACGGCAAACCATCCGCGGGCTGTGCTGTGGGAGCCTTTGATCGCGCATGTCAGATGTTTGCGCGAGGGACAGGCGATTGAAATGCCACCGCCCGGTACACGCGCTTTTCGGCGGGGCGATGATCCTCAAAAGGTCGTGCCTGAGAGACTAATTATTGTGGAGGGGCACTTGATTTTTTCGCAGGAGGCGCTGAGGTCTTTGCTGGATATCAAGCTGTTTTTGGATGTGGATACACACGAGCGGGTGCTCAGGCGTATGTTGCGGAATACGTCGAGTGGGATGTCGCTGGAAGATGCGGTGGCATGGTATCGCCGGGATGTCGTGCCCAATTATCGCGTCTATACGGAGCCGACAAGGGCGTACGCGGATTTGATTGTGCCTTTTGAAGGGGATGTGCAAGTAGCTGTCGATGTTGTGGCAAATGGCATACGCAGGATGATTCAACATAGATAGCAAGTATGGCTTGCCTCGCGTGTTTTCTGGTCGTAAATTTACGAATCAACGAATCAACGAATCTGTGACGGAGCTTGTAATAACTCTGGGTGGTTGAGTGGGGTTCGTCTATTCGTCTATTCGCAGTTTGATCTTACGACGCTGATTTTTGACCTGTAATTTTTAAGGAGACGACCACTATGACCGTTCAATCCGATTGGGCTGTTCTCACAGATGAACAGCGGCAGTTTTTTGAGGATAATGGGTATCTCTTGATCGAAGACGCGCTGCCGCCCGATGTTGTCGCCGAACTCAATGCGGCGACTGATGAAATTTACGACCGGGAAAAGGCGGATGGTCGCCTGGAGAAAGCGGGCAAGCTCAACTTGCGGAACTGCATTGTGCATCACGATGCTTTTCTTCAGTTGCTCGATTGGCCGACCACGGCGCCTCTGGCGTGGCAGATTCTCAACTGGAATATCCAGATGATTACCTCGCACCTCATTGTTTTGCCGTCTGGTCCAGAGCCTCCGGAAGAGGAAAAGCGCAAGGGTGGGTATCACCGCGATGGCGGTTCGTCTTCCAGGGAGATGACCGAACCCCATCCGCGCATTCTGCTCAAAATTGCCTACGCCATCAGCGATCAGACAGATCCCGCCTCGGGGGCGACGCAACTCGTGCCCGGGAGCAATCGGCTATTTGGTAGGCCTGCGATTGATCCGGCAACGGGTCATCCGAGAGGGGCGATCAATATGAATGTCAAGGCGGGTTCGGCATTTATTTTTGAACAGCGCACGTATCACGGTATTGGCAGAAATTGGTCGGGTTTTCCGCGCAAGACCGTTTTTATGGGCTATGCGTATCGCTGGGTCAAGCCTATGGATTACATCAATATGCCCGATGAACTCGTTGTTCGCGCAAATCCCGTTCAAAAACAACTCTTAGGTGTGGTCTCCGATCCGCTCAGTTTTTATATTCCGCAAGCGCAAGATGTGCCTCTCAAAGAGCTTGTGGAAAATGGTGTTTGATTACTCGTCTGTGACGCATCCCTCCGAAGCCGTTTTTACGTTTTTGATGTATTTGTAAAGGGTGCCGCGGTTGGCTTTGTACGGCGGTTGGGTCCAGGCTGCACGGCGTTTTTCGAGTTCTTCGACAGAGACGTCCATGTTGATCTCGCCTTTTTGGCTGTCGATGGTGACCTCGTCGCCGGTTTGGACGAGGGCGATGGGTCCGCCTTCGATGGCTTCGGGAACGACATGTCCGATGAGAAAGCCGTGCGATCCACCCGAAAAACGCCCATCGGTAATCAGCGCGACATCCTGTACCAGCCCTGCGCCAGCCAATGCAGATGTGGGGGTGAGCATTTCCGGCATGCCGGGTCCGCCTTTGGGTCCTTCGTAGCGGATGATGATGACATTGCCTTTTTCGATTTTGCCCTGTTCGAGGGCGGCGAGCATGTCTTCTTCGCAGTCGAATACATTGGCCGCGCCTTTGAATACCTCGCCTTCTTTGCCCGTGATTTTTCCGACTGAACCTTCCGGTGCCAGATTCCCTCGTAAAATTTGCAGATGTCCCGTTGGCTTGATGGGGTCATTAAAGGGGCTTACGATGTCTTGCTGTCCTTCACCCGTGCCATAAGGAGGAAGGGCTTTTATGTCGGCGAGATTTTCGGCAATGGTTTTGCCCGTTACTGTCATCTGGTCGCCGTCGATGAGGTCGGCGTCGAGGAGGAGTTTCATCATTGTGGGTGTTCCGCCGATGTCGTGAAGCTCTTCCATGACGTAGCGCCCAGAGGGTTTGAGGTCACACAGGAGGGGCGTTTCGTTGGATATGTGTTGAAATTCGTCGATGTTGAGGTCTATGTCATAAGCTCTGGCAATGGCGAGTAGATGGAGCACGATATTGGTGGATCCGCCCGTGACGACGGCGAGGCGGATGGCGTTGAGAAAGGATTGTTTGGTGACGATGTCGCGCGGTTTGAGGTCGGCTTCGAGCAGGGCGCGAACAGCGTGACCGGCGTGGATACATTCGGCGTGTTTGTCGGGGTCTTCGGCGGGTGTGCAGGAGGAATAGGGCAGGGAGAGGCCCATGCATTCGATGGCGCTGGCCATGGTATTGGCGGTGTACATGCCGCCGCAAGCACCGGCACCGGGGCAGGCGTGTTCGACGATTTCCTGACGTTCGGCATCGCTGAGCGAGTCTGTGAGAAATTCGCCGTAGCTTTGAAAGGCGGAGATGATGTCGAGTTTGCGTTCTTCACCTCGAATGGTGGCGCAACCTGGTTTTATGGTGCCGCCGTAGATCATCAGGGCAGGGCGGTTGAGGCGGCCCATTGCCATGACCACGCCGGGCATGTTTTTGTCGCAGCCGGGCAGTGCGATCAGGCCATCGTACCACTGCGCGCCCATGAGGGTTTCGATGGAGTCGGCTATGAGGTCGCGGGATTGAAGGGAGAAGGACATGCCGTCTGTGCCCATGGATATGCCGTCGGATACGCCGATGGTGTTGAAGCGCATGCCAACGCATCCGGCTTCGGTGACGCCTTTTTTGGCTTCGGCGGCGAGGTCGTTGAGGTGCATGTTGCACGGGTTGCCTTCGTACCAGACCGAGGCGATGCCGACCTGTGCTTTGTCCATGTCGGCGCGCGTGAGTCCCGTGGCATAGAGCATGGCCTGAGATCCACCCTGGGATTTTCTCTGGGTGATCTGTGAGCTGTACTTATTCAGTTTTGCCATTGAAGATTTCCTTTCGTAGATGAACTTTGTCTTATTTTTCCAAGGTTGTAATTTAACCGATTTGTGGGAGATGTGTCAACAAGGGTGTGGCATATGGCTGATTATGTGTTGCGGGATTATTTGCGCGTGGGGCTGAATCTGGTGTTTGTGGGGTTTAATCCGAGCTTAAGGTCCGCAGAAATTGGTCATTATTACGCGGGGCGCGGCAATCAGTTCTGGCCGTTTTTGTACGAGGCTGGGCTGACGGATCGATTGTTGGAGCCGCGAGAAGATGCGACTATTTTGGATTATAATATCGGGCTGACAGATATTGTGAAGGGGCGCGCGACGCGGGGAATTGGAGATTTGACGGATGGCGATTATGTGTCGGGTTTTGAATTGTTGCGAGAAAAGATGCGGAGGTATCGACCCCGGGTGATTTGTTTTAATGGGAAGAGCGGATATGCCAAAGTGATGGGCGGGAAGCGCGATTACGGTTTGCAAGATGAGATGCTGGAAGGCGCGAAGCTGTTTCTCGCACCGTCAACGAGTGGTGCGCTGCCTATGCCGAGGGTTGAGAAATTGCGGTATTATCGAGAGTTGAAGTCTTTTGTTGATAACTTGTGAAGGAGCGAAGATGAAGCGACCGAATATTTTGTTTGTGATGACCGATGACCACACGCCGCGCGAGATGAGCAGTTATGGCAATCCGATTTTGCATACGCCCAATCTGGATCGCATTGGGAATGAGGGTACGCGGTTTAACAATTGTTTTTCTACTAACGCATTGTGCGCGCCTGCGCGGGGCACGGTGCTGACGGGATGTTTTTCACATGTCCACGGTATTCGGGGAAATTCTGAGAGGGCCGATGCGATTGAGTTTCTGGATCCGAATGTGCCGACGTTTCCCGAGTTGCTTCGCGATGCGGGATACAAGACCGCGTTGTTTGGCAAGTATCATATCCGGCAGGATCCGCGGGGTTTTGATACGTGGTGTATTCATCCCGGGCAGGGCGTGTATTTTGATCCGACGTATATCGATAATGGGAAGGAGGTGCAGAAGGAGGGGTATGCTACGGATATAACGACGGATATGGCGCTTGAATTTTTGAGGGGGCTGGATGGAGGACAGCCTTTCTGTCTGGTGTATCAGTTTAAGGCGCCGCATCGTCCGTTTACGCCAGCACCCCGACACGCGCATCTTTTTGATGATGTTGAGATTCCCCAGCCAGAGACTTATGGCGATGATTTTGCTACGCGGAAGATTGCGGCTCTGGCAGAAGATATGAAGTTTGATATTAGTCTGGCGCCCGATTACGACGATATACCCGAGGGTTTGAGTGAAGGGGAAAAGAAGGATTGGATTTACCAGCGTTTTATGAAGGATCGGTATCGCACGATTTACGGTGTGGATGAAAATCTGGGGCGGGTGCTGGATTATCTGGATGAGATGGGTTGGGCTGACGATACGCTGGTGATTTACACGTCGGATCACGGGTATTTTTTGGGCGATTACGGGTGGTACGACAAGCGGTTTATGTACGAGCCGTCGATTCGCATTCCGCTGGTGGTGCGTTATCCAAATGGAGGTATAAGCGGGAATGTGACCGATGCGCTGGTGATGAATGTGGATTTTGCGCCGACGATTCTGGATTTTGCGGGTGTCGATATTCCCGAAGGTGTGCAGGGCGAGAGTTTGCGTCCGTTGCTCCAGGGGACAGAACCCGATGATTGGCGCAGGTCTGTTTATTACGCCTATTTTGAAGATTCGTGGGTGCTGCACGGCAAGGGGGCAGAGGCGATGTCAGAGCCGTCATTCCAGTATTTTACACCACACCGCATTGGCCCGCATCGCGGCGTGCGTACGGACCGCTACAAGTTGATTGAATATTATGCCGAGGGCGATTACTGGGAGTTGTTCGATTTGCAAGAGGATCCCAATGAATTGCTAAATGTGTACGATGACGCCGCGTATGCAGATCTGGTGGGGGAGTTGAAGACCGAGTTGAGGAGGTTGCAGGCGCAGTATGGGGATTTGAGTGTGTGAAGCTATTTTTTGGGCATGTACACGTCGGTCGCGGAGCCGAGGTGGATTTCTGAGGCGATGCCGATGGATTCGGCAAGCGAGGGGTGCGGGTGAATGGTGTGGGCAATGTCTTCGGCAACGGCAGCCATTTCAATGGCGAGTACGCCTTCGGCGATGAGGTCGCCCGCATGGGGTCCCACGATGCCCATGCCGAGTACGCGCTGGGTATAGGGATCGACAATGAGCTTGGTCTGGCCTTCGATGCGTCCAATGGCATGCGCTTTGCCAGAGGCGGCCCAGGGGAAGCGCACGATAGCGACTTTTCGGTCTTGTTTGAGAGCGTCGGTTTCGGTCAGGCCCACCCATGCAATTTCGGGATCGGTGTACACGACAGAGGGTATGAGTGCGTCAAAAGACGCGGGTTCGCTGGCGAGAACTTCGGCGGCGATTTTGCCTTCGTGTGCGGCTTTGTGAGCGAGGCCGGGGCCCGGAACGGCGTCGCCGATTGCAAAGAGGCGAGGGTCGTTTGTACGCATTTGTGAATCGACTTCGATGAATCCCTGATCGTTGGGTACAATGTCCGTGTTTTCAAGGCCGATATTATCTGTATTTGGGCGTCGGCCAATGCAGAGGAGTACGCGGTCGAATATTTCAGATGTTTTCGATTCTTCGCCTTCCCAGTGTACTTCAATACCGGTATTGACTTCTTCGATATGCGTGACGCGCGTGCTGGTGTGTATGGCGCTGAATGCCTGACGCAATCGGGTTTCGAGGGGTTTGACGAGGTCGGGGTCGGTGCCGGGCAAGAGGGTGTCGGTCATTTCGACGACTGTGACGGCACTTCCCAATGCGGCATAGACACTGCCGAGTTCGAGGCCGATGATGCCTCCGCCAACGACGAGAAGGCTTTTGGGTATTTCGTCGAGATCGAGTGCTGTTGTCGAGTCCAGGATGCGCGGTGTGTCGAGCGCAAAAATTGGGAGGATAATAGGGCGTGAGCCCGTGGCGATGATGGCGTGTTCAAATTCGACGCGGTCGATATCCCCATCACCTGTGATGGACGCGCTTTGAGAATTCTCAAATTGCGCGTAGCCCGTCAGATGGGTGACTTTGCGCTGGCGCACCAGGCCAGACAGGCCAGTCGAGAGGCGGGTGATGATGTTGTCTTTCCAGCCTCGCAGGGCGTCCAGATCGATTTTGGGGGCGCCAAAGGTGAGGCCATATGTTCTGGCTTCACTGGCTTCGGTGATGAGTTCGGCAACGTGGAGCAGGGCTTTGGATGGGATGCATCCGCGCAATAAACAGGTGCCACCGAGGTTGTCGTCGGCATTGACGAGGGTGACTTGCAGGCCCAGATCAGCAGCGCGAAAGGCCGCTGTATATCCGCCGGGACCGCCGCCGATTACGAGGAGATCGGTTTTGTGCGTTTCGGCCATGTGATTTCTCCAGTTTATCCGCCCATGAGCATGAGTTCCGGGTTTTCGAGCGCATCGACGATTTTTCGCATGAATCGCGCACCATCGGCGCCGTCAATAACGCGGTGATCATAAGATAGCGCCAAAGGCATGATGAGGCGGGGTTCAATGCGGCCTTCGCGCACGGTGGCTTCTTCTCTTGCGCGTCCAAATCCCAATATTGCAACTTCGGGGTGATTGACGATGGGGGTAAATTCGCCCACGCCCAGGCTGCCGAGGTTGGTGACGGTGAATGTGCCGCCTTGCAATTCGTCGAGGCCAATTTTGCCGGTGCGCGCGCGGTTGCTGATGTCGCCGAGTTCGAGAGCCAGTTCCAGGATGTCTTTGCGATCGACGTCTTTGATGACGGGAACGAGCAAGCCGCGTTCGGTGTCAACGGCGATGCCGAGGTTATAGTAGTGTTTGAGTATAATTTCATTGGTCCCCGCATCGAGGCTGGCGTTGAATTGCGGAAAGGTCTTTAGCGCGGTGATGATTGCTTTTAGCGCGAGGACAGTTGGCGTCAGTTTGGCCCCCAGTGCTTCGGTTTTTTCTTTGTTGCGCTGCCGAAATGCTTCGAGGTCCGTGACGTCTGCGCGATCAAATTGTGTGACATGAGCCACCTGTTGCCAGGCCTGGCTCATATTTTTTGCGATAATCTGCCGAACTTTGCTGAGGGGTTGGCGTTCGATGTTGCCCCATCTCGAGAAGTCGGGCAATTCGGAGGGCGCAACAGACACAGAACTTCCCGTTTGCCGGTCGCGCACAGCGGCTTTGATATCGTCTTGTGATATGCGTCCACCGGGACCTGAGCCAGCGACCTGGGTGAGATCTACGCCGAGCTCTCGCGCGAGCCGCCGCGTGGATGGGGCTGCGGGAATGGGGTCGCCGTTTGATGTGGGTGCAGGTGGCCTGGGTGCGGAAGGTGTTGGTTCGGGTGCTCTGGCGGTGGGTTCGGGTTCTTCTTCTGGTGCAGGAACTGGTGCTTCGACTTCTGGCTCGGGGACTGCTTGTTGTTCACCTTCTTCAACGGAGATCAATAAGCTGCCTACGGGCACGCGGTCTCCAGCACTGATGTGTATTTTTGTGATGGTGCCAGCAATACTGCTGGGTACTTCAACGAGGGCTTTGTCGGTTTCGAGCTCGACTACGCTCTGATCGACTTCAATGGTGTCGCCTTCGGCAACGAGTACGCTGACAACATCGCCGGCTTCTACACCTTCGCCGAGATCGGGAAGTTTAAATTCGGTTGCCACAAGACCTCCTTAATCGCGGATTGAGTTAATAGTACGTCGTGACCGGGCCTGCCGATACCGGATCGATTTTCTCGGGGTCTATTCCGAGTTCGTCGATGGCTGTGGCGACCTGTTCGCGTTTGATTTTGCCCTGTTTTGCCAGGACGTGAAGCGCGGCCACAGCGATGCATTCGGCGTCAACTTCAAAATGCCGACGCAGAGCCTGGCGTGTGTCGCTGCGCCCAAATCCATCTGTGCCGAGGACCATCAGGTCTTCGGGCACCCAGGGGCGGATCATTTCGGGCAGGGCTTTCATGTAATCGGATGCGGCGACGATCGGGCCATCGGTTTTTTCGAGTACTTTGACGATATACGGCTTTTTTTGGCGTCGTGTTGGGTGTAGCATGTTCCACCGCTCTGTCTCGAGCGCGTCTCGCCGCAATTCTTTGTATGAGGTGACGCTCCACACGTCGGCAGAAATATTGTATTCGGCTGCGAGAATTTCTTGCGCGCGCAGGGTTTCGCGGAGGATGGATGCACTGCCAAAGAGCTGAACTTTGTGCTGGCCCTGTTGCATTCTGTGCTTTTTGAGCGGATAAATGCCTTTGACAATGCCTTCTTCAACGCCTTTGGGCATGGGGGGGTGTTCGTAGTTTTCATTGCCCAGGGTCATGTAGTAATAAACATCTTCCTGTTCCTGGTACATGCGTCGGATGCCGTCCTGGATGATGATGGCAATTTCGTAGGCATAGGCTGGATCGTAGGCAATACAGTTGGGAACGGATGAGGCGAGAATGTGGCTGTGCCCATCTTCGTGCTGGAGACCTTCGCCGTTGAGCGTGGTGCGCCCGGCTGTTCCGCCTAAGAGAAAGCCCTTGCAGCGGATATCGCCGGCCAGCCACATGAGATCGCCCACGCGTTGAAAGCCGAACATGGAATAGTAGATGTAGAATGGGATGGTGTTGACGCCGTGTGTGGCATAAGCTGTGCCAGCGCAGATGAATGAGGACATGGCACCGGCTTCGTTGATGCCTTCTTCGAGAATTTGGCCGTCCTGGGCTTCTCGGTAGTAGCTGATGTTGCCCGCGTCAACGGGTTCGTATATCTGCCCCATGTGCGAGTAGATGCCGAGTTGCCGAAACAGGGAATCCATACCAAAGGTGCGGGCTTCGTCGGGGATGATGGGGACGAGCAGTTTGCCGATGTCTTTGTCGCGGGCGAGTTTGGCAAACAGGCGCGCAAAGGCCATGGTCGTAGAGGCCTGGCGATCGCCTGTACCTTTGAAAGCTTCGTCGAATACCTCGCGCGAGGGTGCTTGAATAGGTTCGGCACGTACACTTCGGGCGGGTAAATATCCGCCGAGTTCGCGGCGGCGTTGTTGTAAGTACTGCATTTCAGGGCTGTCGTCGGGGGGGCGATAAAAGGGTGCTTTGCCCACTTCGCTGTCGGAGATGGGGATGTCAAATCGGCGTTTGAATTCTCGCATCTCGTCTTCTTCGAGCTTTTTTTGCTGGTGGGTCATGTTGCGGCCTTCGCCAGCTTCGCCCAGGCCGTAGCCTTTGATGGTTTTGGCCAGGATAACAGTTGGTGCACCCTTGTGTTCCACGGCGGCTTTGAAGGCGGCGTACACTTTTTCGGGATCGTGACCGCCGCGACGCAATTTTTGGAGTTGTTCGTCCGAGAGGTGATCGACCATTTTGAGCAGGTCGGGATGGGTACCAAAAAAGTCGCGGCGGATGTATTCGCCGGATTCGACGGTGTATTTCTGGTATTGACCATCGACGACTTCTTCCATGCGCTGCTGAAGCAGACCCTGGGTGTCTTTTTCCAGAAGTGCGTCCCAATCGTCTCCCCATATAATTTTGATGACATTCCAGCCAGCGCCGCGAAAGACCTGTTCGAGTTCCTGGATGATTTTGCTATTGCCGCGCACGGGACCGTCGAGGCGTTGCAGGTTGCAGTTGATTACAAAGATGAGGTTGTCGAGTTGTTCGCGGGTTGCCAGGCTGATGGCGCCGAGGGTTTCGGGTTCGTCTGTTTCGCCGTCGCCGACGAAGACCCAGACTTTGGAATCGCGGGTCGATTTGAGGCCGCGGTCTTCGAGGTAGCGGTTGAAGCGGGCCTGGAAGATGCCCACGAGGGGGCCAAGTCCCATTGAGACGGTGGGAAATTGCCAGAAGTCGGGCATGAGATAGGGGTGTGGATAGGAAGACAGGCCGCCGGGATTGCGGAGTTCGCGGCGGAAGTTTTCGAGGTGTTCGGTGCTCAGACGACCTTCGAGGAAGGCGCGGGCATACATGCCGGGCGAGGCATGGCCCTGGAAGAAGACCTGATCTCCGGAGAAATCGCCATCGGGCGCTTTGAAGAAGTGATTTTGGCCCACTTCGTATAGCGTGGCAGCCGATGCAAAGGTGGAGATGTGACCGCCAATGCCATCGGCTTCTTTGTTGGCACGGGTGACCATGGCCATGGCATTCCAGCGCACGAGACTTTTGATGCGGCGCTCGATTTCGCGGTCGCCCGGATAGGGCAGTTGTTTGTCGCGTGAGATGGTGTTGATATAAGGCGTATGAGATGCAAAGGGTATGTCAACGCCCAAACTTTTTTGGGCTTCTTGTTCGAGGCGGTCGAGCAAATAGCGCACGCGGTCGGGACCGCCGTTTTGCAGAACATAAGCCAGAGATTCGATCCATTCTTCGGTTTCGATGGGATCGGTATCGCGAAATGTACCTGGTGCGACAGAATCGGCCATGGTAAACCCCTTTGTTCTGTGGTGCAATGACAGGTATTTGAAATATACGCTCGTATCCAAATATCAATTCTGTGGTGAAATTTACGAGGGATAATGAATTTTGTCAAATGTACAGTGTGTTTTTGCGCGAGAGGATGTTGGATTTTAAGGAAAGGGATCTGGATAAGATATTGTTAATTAGTAAAATAGTGTCATTAGTTGACTGGTTGGTAAAATATAATAAAAAAACAGAGCATCTCGCATCTTTCGAGGGAAGATGATGTCAGGCGTCCGGTACTTGTTGTCCCCGATGGCAGGTCTGGCAGGTGATTTGGGTGAATTGTCCTTCTTTGAAGTCTTTGAGGATTTCGCCATTGATTTTTTGCGTCATGGTAATCATGAGGCGCGCGATGTCTTTGCGGGGGTTTTCGTCTGAGGCAAAGTCATAAGTGGATAGGGATTGGCCTTCTTCCCCTTTGTGGCAAGCGTGACAGCGCACGCCCAGGGCTTTGCTAAAGTCTTTCATGTATTGCATGAGTTGTGCTTTTTTGATGTCTTTGGGCAGGACTTTTAAGTTGGTGTAGGTGTCGGGTATTTGGGCGAAAGATGCGGTGACGATCAGAGAGATGAGGGAACTGAGTGTGAGAATGAGTGCGATGAGTAATGAACGGTGCATAGTGCCTCCTTTTCATCTGTGATTGTCCAGCCATTGCAGTTGATTTGTTTGCGGAAAAGCGGTGATGGGATTTTCGAGGGGGCCAATGCCTTCAAAGGTCATGCACACGTGGTCGCCTTCACACAAGCCGCTTTCGAGGTCGTCGTCGGAAAAGACTATGGGGGTGCCCCAGTAGAGGATTTGGAGGGTGTCGGGTTCAAGGGGTAAGCGGGAAAAGAGCGATCGTTCGAGATGAAAGAGTCCGTCGGGCATGTTGAGATGGTTTTGTCCGGTATGCCCTTTTTTGTAGGCAATGCGCGTGTTGTTGCGTATCACTTCGCAAGAGACGGCTACGCTGCTGTCGTCATAAGCCGAGTTGGTGACCATCAGGGGACCGAGGCTGGCACAGCCGTGGGACCAGTTTTTGGCCTGGGGTAAGTTGAGTGGGTTTTCGGCTTCGATGCCGTTGTCGGTGTAGTCGTTACCGCCGGTGTAGCCCAATCGCTCAATTTGGCCTGTGGCATTGAGGCCATAGATGGTTACGAGTTCTGTTTCGGGTACGAGGCGTTGGGTGTTGTGGGGATGGGATATAGAGCCACCGTGTCCGACGAGGGCAGCGGTGTCGTTTTTGGCAAAGAGTTCGGGCGTGCCGCCCTGTGCACATTCCCGGTATTTTTGATCATAGACGTTGACGGCGTCACCCGTGGCTTGTTTGGCTTCGATTTCGCGCAATTTCGCGCTGTCTTCATGGGTGACGCCCGCCAGCCAGATACGCAATTTGTGCGGTGCATCTGTTGGTGCGGTTACCGGGCTGATGAGATGCGGTTGATCGGGGTCGTCCGTGTTGTCGAGGAGGTCGCGGAGTGAGAGGCGCAGCGCATTGTGGATATTGATTGCCTCTACTGTGGATGCAATACTGTTTTTGTTGCCCCCGTGGCGGTAATAGAGGTCGTGAAGCGAGGCCGGGTGGGGGGCACAGGCCGTAAGATCGAAGACTTCGTCGCCTTTGACAAGTCCCAGACGAGAGCCTCGCTCGGGTTGTGCGAATTGCAATAGTTTCATGGTTGCCTCGGTGATTGTGGGATGGGAAACAAGAATAGTTATAATTGATGGACCTGTAAAGCAGATAATTAGGGATGCGGTTGCGCGATTTTTTTTGCATATTGAGGTAAAAGGAGGCAGGTCTTATGGCAATAGCATTGATTACGGGTGCGTCGAGTGGTATCGGTTTGGAATTGGCGCGGGTGTTTGCGGCTGATGGGGTTGATGTGATTTTGTCGGCGCGGTCCGAGGATAAGTTGCACGATCTGGCGAGAGAAGTGCGAGAGGAGTACGGTGTGAGAGCTGAGGTGATTGTGGCCGATTTGTCGGTGCAGGGCG
This window harbors:
- a CDS encoding uridine kinase: MNEKNDVRLIVIGVSGGSAAGKTTFTDILSDRLTDFGPVVLNQDSYFRDWSALPEDEREIQRTANHPRAVLWEPLIAHVRCLREGQAIEMPPPGTRAFRRGDDPQKVVPERLIIVEGHLIFSQEALRSLLDIKLFLDVDTHERVLRRMLRNTSSGMSLEDAVAWYRRDVVPNYRVYTEPTRAYADLIVPFEGDVQVAVDVVANGIRRMIQHR
- a CDS encoding phytanoyl-CoA dioxygenase family protein, with translation MTVQSDWAVLTDEQRQFFEDNGYLLIEDALPPDVVAELNAATDEIYDREKADGRLEKAGKLNLRNCIVHHDAFLQLLDWPTTAPLAWQILNWNIQMITSHLIVLPSGPEPPEEEKRKGGYHRDGGSSSREMTEPHPRILLKIAYAISDQTDPASGATQLVPGSNRLFGRPAIDPATGHPRGAINMNVKAGSAFIFEQRTYHGIGRNWSGFPRKTVFMGYAYRWVKPMDYINMPDELVVRANPVQKQLLGVVSDPLSFYIPQAQDVPLKELVENGV
- the ilvD gene encoding dihydroxy-acid dehydratase translates to MAKLNKYSSQITQRKSQGGSQAMLYATGLTRADMDKAQVGIASVWYEGNPCNMHLNDLAAEAKKGVTEAGCVGMRFNTIGVSDGISMGTDGMSFSLQSRDLIADSIETLMGAQWYDGLIALPGCDKNMPGVVMAMGRLNRPALMIYGGTIKPGCATIRGEERKLDIISAFQSYGEFLTDSLSDAERQEIVEHACPGAGACGGMYTANTMASAIECMGLSLPYSSCTPAEDPDKHAECIHAGHAVRALLEADLKPRDIVTKQSFLNAIRLAVVTGGSTNIVLHLLAIARAYDIDLNIDEFQHISNETPLLCDLKPSGRYVMEELHDIGGTPTMMKLLLDADLIDGDQMTVTGKTIAENLADIKALPPYGTGEGQQDIVSPFNDPIKPTGHLQILRGNLAPEGSVGKITGKEGEVFKGAANVFDCEEDMLAALEQGKIEKGNVIIIRYEGPKGGPGMPEMLTPTSALAGAGLVQDVALITDGRFSGGSHGFLIGHVVPEAIEGGPIALVQTGDEVTIDSQKGEINMDVSVEELEKRRAAWTQPPYKANRGTLYKYIKNVKTASEGCVTDE
- a CDS encoding mismatch-specific DNA-glycosylase produces the protein MADYVLRDYLRVGLNLVFVGFNPSLRSAEIGHYYAGRGNQFWPFLYEAGLTDRLLEPREDATILDYNIGLTDIVKGRATRGIGDLTDGDYVSGFELLREKMRRYRPRVICFNGKSGYAKVMGGKRDYGLQDEMLEGAKLFLAPSTSGALPMPRVEKLRYYRELKSFVDNL
- a CDS encoding sulfatase, giving the protein MKRPNILFVMTDDHTPREMSSYGNPILHTPNLDRIGNEGTRFNNCFSTNALCAPARGTVLTGCFSHVHGIRGNSERADAIEFLDPNVPTFPELLRDAGYKTALFGKYHIRQDPRGFDTWCIHPGQGVYFDPTYIDNGKEVQKEGYATDITTDMALEFLRGLDGGQPFCLVYQFKAPHRPFTPAPRHAHLFDDVEIPQPETYGDDFATRKIAALAEDMKFDISLAPDYDDIPEGLSEGEKKDWIYQRFMKDRYRTIYGVDENLGRVLDYLDEMGWADDTLVIYTSDHGYFLGDYGWYDKRFMYEPSIRIPLVVRYPNGGISGNVTDALVMNVDFAPTILDFAGVDIPEGVQGESLRPLLQGTEPDDWRRSVYYAYFEDSWVLHGKGAEAMSEPSFQYFTPHRIGPHRGVRTDRYKLIEYYAEGDYWELFDLQEDPNELLNVYDDAAYADLVGELKTELRRLQAQYGDLSV
- the lpdA gene encoding dihydrolipoyl dehydrogenase; protein product: MAETHKTDLLVIGGGPGGYTAAFRAADLGLQVTLVNADDNLGGTCLLRGCIPSKALLHVAELITEASEARTYGLTFGAPKIDLDALRGWKDNIITRLSTGLSGLVRQRKVTHLTGYAQFENSQSASITGDGDIDRVEFEHAIIATGSRPIILPIFALDTPRILDSTTALDLDEIPKSLLVVGGGIIGLELGSVYAALGSAVTVVEMTDTLLPGTDPDLVKPLETRLRQAFSAIHTSTRVTHIEEVNTGIEVHWEGEESKTSEIFDRVLLCIGRRPNTDNIGLENTDIVPNDQGFIEVDSQMRTNDPRLFAIGDAVPGPGLAHKAAHEGKIAAEVLASEPASFDALIPSVVYTDPEIAWVGLTETDALKQDRKVAIVRFPWAASGKAHAIGRIEGQTKLIVDPYTQRVLGMGIVGPHAGDLIAEGVLAIEMAAVAEDIAHTIHPHPSLAESIGIASEIHLGSATDVYMPKK
- a CDS encoding 2-oxo acid dehydrogenase subunit E2; the encoded protein is MATEFKLPDLGEGVEAGDVVSVLVAEGDTIEVDQSVVELETDKALVEVPSSIAGTITKIHISAGDRVPVGSLLISVEEGEQQAVPEPEVEAPVPAPEEEPEPTARAPEPTPSAPRPPAPTSNGDPIPAAPSTRRLARELGVDLTQVAGSGPGGRISQDDIKAAVRDRQTGSSVSVAPSELPDFSRWGNIERQPLSKVRQIIAKNMSQAWQQVAHVTQFDRADVTDLEAFRQRNKEKTEALGAKLTPTVLALKAIITALKTFPQFNASLDAGTNEIILKHYYNLGIAVDTERGLLVPVIKDVDRKDILELALELGDISNRARTGKIGLDELQGGTFTVTNLGSLGVGEFTPIVNHPEVAILGFGRAREEATVREGRIEPRLIMPLALSYDHRVIDGADGARFMRKIVDALENPELMLMGG